TCAGTGAGTGTATAGGGGAAGTAGGCGAGTTCGCTCTGGACATCGGCGAGGCTTTTGCCCATGAAGCGTTTGACGGAATAGACGGTACGCTCGGGACTTCTCGTGAGATGTTCTTTCGCTGGATCACCGACGATGAGCCCGTTGTCGGTCAGTGCCACGACGGAAGGCACCATCCCGCGTTCATGGCGGGCCGAGATGACACGCGGGGTGTCCTTATCCATATAGGCGACGAGCGAGTTCGTGGTCCCGAGGTCAATGCCGACAATGCGTGTCATAGAAAAATCCTGAAACGGTTTCTCAGTTCGGTGTTTCGTCCGGTCGCCTAGTCCGCGAGGTCATAGAGGCCGGCGAGGCGTGCTCTCTTCCAACCAGTCTCATGCGTACGTCTCTGGAGTGTGCTGTGTGCGCCATGCTGGTGGTTCATTGGTGGTTAGGCGATGGTTTCGACGAGGTCGTTCACGATATTTTTGACATAGGTACGGTTGGACAGGATGTTGCGCATGTCTTTGAGTAAGTGGTTACGCTCGGCTCTGACTTGCTCAGTGGCTTCGCCGCGGTCCTGTAGTGCATCCCACCGGCCGAACAGCTGAAGGAGTTGGGCTTCCATCTCACGTTGGCGTTGTTCCAGTGCTGTCCGATCAGCGTGGAGTTTAGTCCGGAGTGTAGACGCATGTGCAGAGGCGCGATCGCTCCCCCGAAATTCGTCGAGCGTATCCTGCAATTCGAGGATTTCCTCAAACAGGTCGGCGGGGGGCGTGGTTCGGATATCCTTCACCGCACCGGCCTCAAGGTCCAGCAGATATTCGGCGCGTTGAATCGGATCTCGCAGAGTGCGGTACGCGGTGTTGAGCATCGCCGAGTTTCCGAGGCTGATCGTCTGCTCTGCATCGCTCTTGTTTTGGTAAAAATCAGGGTGAAAAGCGCGGCTCAATTCGTAGAACTTGGTTTCCAAGACGTTCGTGTCGATGACCAAGCGCCGGGGTAGCCCAAAGCAGGTGAAATAGTCGAGATCTTTCGAGACCGGTTGTACCTTGACGCATCGGTCGCAAAAATATTCCCCCGCCATTTCGGATTGGCAATGCCAGCACATGCTGCGAGCCATTCGGAGTTCGCGCCGGTCTCCGGTGTTATGAGTATGTTCGTCCATCTGCGTTTGCTCGCTTAAGCCGAGAAGGATTCTCCGCAGCCGCAGGTCTTGTTGGCGTTGGGGTTGACGAATTTGAAATTCCCGCCCATCAGGTCTTTCTGGAAGTCCAATTGAGTCCCTTGCAGATAGATGGCGCTTTTGGCATCCACGATGACCTTCACGCCGTCGAATTCGTACACCTGGTCGTACTGGCCGATTTTTTCATCGAAGTTGATGGTGTAGCTCAGTCCGGAACAGCCGCCGCCTTTGACGCCCAGGCGGAGGCCCCCTTCATCAATGCCTTGGACATTGATGAGGCGTTTCACTTCCTTGAGGGCGGCATCGCTCAGCGTAATCACCGGGGCTTGGGCATCGGTATTCGTGGTGACATCCATAGTGCGCTCCTTCCTGTCGATTACTTCGATTCGGCTTTCTTTTGATAGTCGGCGAGGGCCGCCTTAATGGCATCCTCTGCCAATACCGAACAGTGGATTTTCACCGGGGGCAGATTGAGTTCCTGGACGATATCGGTGTTCTTGATCTTGCCGGCTTCCTCCACCGTTTTGCCTTTCAGCCACTCGGTGGCCAGGCTGGAACTGGCGATCGCGGAACCGCATCCGAAGGTTTTGAACTTCGCGTCCACAATCGTGTCGTTTTGCACCTTGATTTGGAGCTTCATGACATCGCCGCACTCGGGGGCGCCCACGATACCTGTACCGACTCCGTCTTCTTCCTTCTTGAAGCTGCCCATATTGCGGGGATTGTTGAAATGGTCGACGACTTTTTCGCTGTAGGCCATGGTGTCCTCCGGAAAATATCAGTCAGAATGGTGATGGTTTCAGATTAATGCGCTGCCCATTGCACGGTTTTCAGGTCGATGCCTTCTTTGGCCATTTCATAGAGCGGCGACATTTCGCGCAGCTTGGTCACGGTTTCGATAATCTTCTTCGCGGCATAGTCAACTTCCTCGTCGAGGGTGAAACGTCCCAGTCCGAACCTGATAGAGGAGTGCGCTAGTTCCGCTCCGACTCCCAAGGCGCGCAAGACATAGGACGGTTCCAGTGTCGCCGATGTGCAGGCCGAGCCGGAAGAGAGGGCGATTTCTTTACAGCCCATCAGCAACGACTCTCCCTCGACATAGGCAAACGAAATGTTCAGGTTGTGCGGGAGGCGTTCCGTCGGATGACCGTTCAAGTAGACCTCCTCAAGCGCGTTGGTAATGGTTGCATGTAGCCGGTCACGCATGGCGGAGAGTCGCGTCGCGTCGGCCCCCATTTCCTGTTCGCACAGTTCACAAGCCTTCCCGAACCCCACGATCAAAGGCACCGGGAGCGTTCCTGACCGCATGCCGCGTTCATGTCCGCCGCCATCCATTTGAGCGGCGATACGCACCCGAGGATTCTTTTTTCTGACGTAGAGCGCGCCGACGCCCTTAGGCCCATAAATCTTATGCGCGCTGAAGGACATCAGGTCGATGCCCATGTCCTGCACGTCGACCGGGACCTTTCCCACGCCCTGCGTCGCATCGCAGTGGAAGAGGATGCCCTTTTCTTTTGCGATCTTTCCGATTTCCTTAATTGGGTTGATCGTTCCGATTTCGTTATTCGCGAACATGACGGATATGAGAATGGTCTTGTCGGTGATCGCGTTCCGGACGTCCTCCGGATTCACCATGCCGAACTTGTCGACGGGGAGGTAGGTCACCTTGACGCCGCGCTTGGCTTCCAGCGTTTTGGCCGTATCCAGCACCGCGCGATGTTCGGTCGACGAGGTGATGATGTGGTCGCCCTTCTCGTGGTACATCTCCACCACGCCTTTGAGGGCTAGGTTGTTGGATTCGGTGGCGCCACTCGTGAAGACGATTTCTTTGGCGTCCGCATGAATCAACTTGGCGATCTGTTTACGCGCGGTTTCCACACCCTCTTCAGCCTCCCATCCGAACGCGTGGTTCCGGCTGGCGGCGTTCCCGAACTTTTCTATGAAATAGGGCAGCATTGATTCCAACACCCGAGGGTCCATCGGGGTGGTCGCATGGTTATCCAGGTAGATCGGGAACTTCATCGCTCGACTCCTTGTTGTTCCGTCGCGACGGATTGAATGGTGATGAGAGGGGTGCCCCCCAGCATATCTTGCAATGTCATGCTGTTCAGAAGCTGATAGATGCTGCTCTGAATTTTCAGAAGCGGGGTCCTGATGTTACAGTGTTCGCGCTGCATGCAGGCGTCGCCGTTTTTCTCATGGGCGCAATCCATAATCCCGAGCGGCCCCTCCAGGCTTTCGAGTACGCGGGCGATCGTGATCTCACGGGGATTTTTGCCGAGGAGGTAGCCACCCTTGGGGCCGTTGTGGCTTTCGATGATGCCGCTCTTGGAGAGGGTTTGAAGGACTTTTGCCAGTAACTCGACCGGAATATGATATTCCTCGGCGATCTCTTTGGTGTTCA
The sequence above is drawn from the Nitrospira defluvii genome and encodes:
- the hscB gene encoding Fe-S protein assembly co-chaperone HscB, encoding MDEHTHNTGDRRELRMARSMCWHCQSEMAGEYFCDRCVKVQPVSKDLDYFTCFGLPRRLVIDTNVLETKFYELSRAFHPDFYQNKSDAEQTISLGNSAMLNTAYRTLRDPIQRAEYLLDLEAGAVKDIRTTPPADLFEEILELQDTLDEFRGSDRASAHASTLRTKLHADRTALEQRQREMEAQLLQLFGRWDALQDRGEATEQVRAERNHLLKDMRNILSNRTYVKNIVNDLVETIA
- a CDS encoding HesB/IscA family protein gives rise to the protein MDVTTNTDAQAPVITLSDAALKEVKRLINVQGIDEGGLRLGVKGGGCSGLSYTINFDEKIGQYDQVYEFDGVKVIVDAKSAIYLQGTQLDFQKDLMGGNFKFVNPNANKTCGCGESFSA
- the iscU gene encoding Fe-S cluster assembly scaffold IscU, producing MAYSEKVVDHFNNPRNMGSFKKEEDGVGTGIVGAPECGDVMKLQIKVQNDTIVDAKFKTFGCGSAIASSSLATEWLKGKTVEEAGKIKNTDIVQELNLPPVKIHCSVLAEDAIKAALADYQKKAESK
- a CDS encoding IscS subfamily cysteine desulfurase, whose translation is MKFPIYLDNHATTPMDPRVLESMLPYFIEKFGNAASRNHAFGWEAEEGVETARKQIAKLIHADAKEIVFTSGATESNNLALKGVVEMYHEKGDHIITSSTEHRAVLDTAKTLEAKRGVKVTYLPVDKFGMVNPEDVRNAITDKTILISVMFANNEIGTINPIKEIGKIAKEKGILFHCDATQGVGKVPVDVQDMGIDLMSFSAHKIYGPKGVGALYVRKKNPRVRIAAQMDGGGHERGMRSGTLPVPLIVGFGKACELCEQEMGADATRLSAMRDRLHATITNALEEVYLNGHPTERLPHNLNISFAYVEGESLLMGCKEIALSSGSACTSATLEPSYVLRALGVGAELAHSSIRFGLGRFTLDEEVDYAAKKIIETVTKLREMSPLYEMAKEGIDLKTVQWAAH
- a CDS encoding RrF2 family transcriptional regulator — its product is MLKLSKKADYGLMALQHIASNQYGDVAHARVVNTKEIAEEYHIPVELLAKVLQTLSKSGIIESHNGPKGGYLLGKNPREITIARVLESLEGPLGIMDCAHEKNGDACMQREHCNIRTPLLKIQSSIYQLLNSMTLQDMLGGTPLITIQSVATEQQGVER